Sequence from the Carassius auratus strain Wakin chromosome 32, ASM336829v1, whole genome shotgun sequence genome:
CTTTTACAgtatactgcatttatttgaccaaataaatgtagccttagcAAGTATGAGAGGCTTCTTTTAACAACATTAAAAGATAAAAGAGCACTAAAATACTTCACATTTTGACAGGAAAGTGTTTACCGTAGCCCAACGATGCCGAACTACCAGAACACCTGTAACTTCAGAGAATGGACCTACGAGACTTATGAGTTTAAAGGCTGCCCTGCCAGGGCCGACTCTATCTTCTCTTACCCAGTGGCTCTCAGCTGTGAATGCAGCAAGTGCAATTCAGACGTCACAGACTGTGGAGTTCTCAGCCAGCAGACAATCAGCTGCAATGTGTATTAGACAAAGAAACCAAACCCTGCTCTAAAACCACTTGAAAGCTTGTTGTACAGTTCTGCATATTTCATACTGTGTATATTGCATAATGGAATAAAACTAATATGAAACCTTTTCATATTATTTGTAAGCgctaataaatataacataacgCAAGAACCCATTaaaggaaatatatttatttttttttatttcctgacAGGTCTTCTGTGAGGAGCCGTTTCATCTTGTTGTGTTTCAGGAATCATCTGTGGGCTCTGGTGTCAATAACCTTTAAAGTCAGGCACAAATGGCACCATTAAAACAGCTCTCACATAGCGTAAACATAACTAATTTCCTGTGATAAACCATCTGTTACTGAACGCTTATACATGCAGACACTTTAATTTTGCTTGTGAAATCGGTGTGTGTTTACCAGAGCTTATAATTGTCCTTCCGAGACCAACTGTGCTCTCTCTGATACACTGAGCAAACTCACTGAAACCATACTACATTACATAATCAAATTAGTAATAGATCAATATGAATATCAGAGTTTTCGGGAAAAGGGGCATATTAATAGAGAAATGGGTTAGGGAACATCCCAAAGAGCCTTTAATACTCATTTACGGCAAGAAAAGGATTGGAGTAGATGATAGAAACAGAAGGCACATCATAACAAATGCTCTTTAAGGTGTCATCAACAAACGAGAACATGCATGACTTACAGTTGCATAGGAGTACAAACTTTACAAGATTAATGAGAAACAAATCATCTCTGTATctagaattgtgtgtgtgtgtgtgtatacatttatatggTGGCACATTGCAGACACTTTTTCAAAATTAAAGGGTTAATCAGAATTTAAATTGATTAACTGATTTAAAATTCCCTACTATAACTCCCAAGCCCTTAAGTAATGAAATGAAAGGTTTACCCTAGCCTTAAATTGCAAGAattgtaacaaaacaaaacaaacaaaaagaacatCAAAATCTGCCTTGTGTTCTCTTGCAATATATTATCTCCTCTTCAAGTCAACTTTCCTGCATTTGTACAGTCTTATTGTTGTGCAGCTACAAGGCAAACTGGGCCTATGACAGATTGTTCTTTACCTTGACGTTGCTGGCTCCTAGCACTAGGTGGAGCGCCCTGAAAATGAAGCCTGAGACAAATGGGCCAATTAGAAAAATGTCTTAGACAATATCTAATAGCTGACATCACCAAACAAATACTAAAAGTGCCCTGCAATGAACCAACAAGTTTCTGTATATCAATCAGTTGGTTTATTGAGTAAATCAAAGAGCTAATTTTAttactcaaataaaaatacattaaataatgataaaatacaaCCAATGGCTACATGTTATGTTTGATATATTACTTAAGATTTAGTGTAGATGGAGTGATTCAGATAAAACTCTCAAAAGATACATTTTCCTAAGTGTTCACAGCATTTGAAGTTAGATCATATTTGTAAAATCCTTAGAATCAGCACTGCGCACTCTGCTTatgttcagattttatttttataagagtGAAAACAAATTTCAAGTGCCAAAAACAGCTACAGCATTACAGCATAACTAAAAGTCGAACAATCCAGGAAAGattacagaaatgaaaataaCTGTGATAACATGGGAGAATAAAACACATTAgacaacattatttattaaacttttaaattaaaaagaagaaacaaTGTTGCAAATGAACCAAGCACTTCTGCAATGTCCATATTCCAAGCCAGTGACAGTCTTTTCTGCTCAGAAGCAGAAGTGGTGTCATCTTCTTGGTCTTCCAGTAGCTAACTGACAAACTTGTTGCGAATGATCTCTCCCCCCTCTACCTCCACCTGCTCATACAACCATTTCCGGTCACATCGGCACTCAACACCGCACTTCCTTGAGCCACACTCAGGACATGGGTAGAAGCAACCCATGCAGTCTACATCTAGACAGTCACACAAATCCCTTCCACATGAGATCAACAGGCCTTTGCTGTCATACACTTTACTCTTAAGAGACAGGGTCTGTCTGAGGGGACAAGAAAGATGGCAAAAAAAGGGATAAGTTCATCTAAGCTTTAGGGTTTATTTCAATGCTGAAAACACTTTGAATACAACTGCAATTCCATTAACTGAAAccatgatttatattttaatcttcATTATGACTGAGGCAGTATGTTCATGAGTTTGAGAAACTAGAAAGACAGATACCTGTCACCTAACGAGAGCTTCCCTGCACGTCTCCGGTCATTCACACCTCTGgcctgtaataaaaaaaaaaaagactgttatAACTGAACTATAGCTCTTCCTTTTTAAATGGCAACTATTATTTTATGAAGCAATGCTTTGATCACACCTAATATGGCACACTCTGCTAAGGCACTGATTCCAAACCCGTGAGGTTGTGGATTCGAATCCAGGGGGGTTCATGTtgtgggtggtgttggcgcagtggataagacacatacctttggtgtgagagacccgggttcaaatccactgtgagacaccaatgtgtccctgagcaagacacttaacccctagttgctgcAGAGGCATGccacctctgacatatatagcaattgtaagtcgctttggataaaagcgtcagctaattgaataaatgaaaatgtaatggtCAAGCACATTTCAGATTTGCTGATATGGgataaaatttataaataaataaataaaggtaatcgTGACTTTTACCCTTGCAACTCCGACTGAGAAAAGTCACAATTAACTTTACTATTCTTATTCAGttgtgaaaaaacaacaacaatacaaaaaaaaaaaaaaacaatagaactgcaagaaaaaaagttagaAGAGCAtatgtataaaaaacaaacaaacaaaaaaacaacaaaacaaaggaTTAATTGTGAGATAGAAAGTCAGCATTACCTTTTTTTAATTCCATGGCGAACACAAAATTCTATACTTTTCTATAATGAAAAAGTTATTTAGAGTTTAATTtgtgtaatctatctatctatatatagatatatatatatatatatatatatatatatatatatatatatatatatatatatatatatatatatatatacatacacatacatacatacacacagcaAAACAGAAATACCTTAAAACCAATTTcttttggtgaaaatactagtggcctaagactttagcacagtactatatatatatatatatatatatatatatatatatatatatatatatatatatatattagcgccgggactttaacgcgttaattgagattaattaattacacacaaAATAACGCGTTAAGATTAATTAGTTATTGAAAAAAATTTCCCGCATTTTTAagaacttatttttgcaccgc
This genomic interval carries:
- the LOC113052489 gene encoding gonadotropin subunit beta-1-like — translated: MRMRSVVMVMLLPALMMSGSECRSSCRLTNISITLESEECGSCITIDTTACAGLCKTQESVYRSPTMPNYQNTCNFREWTYETYEFKGCPARADSIFSYPVALSCECSKCNSDVTDCGVLSQQTISCNVY